Proteins from one Apis cerana isolate GH-2021 linkage group LG11, AcerK_1.0, whole genome shotgun sequence genomic window:
- the LOC107997725 gene encoding thioredoxin, mitochondrial — translation MLRNTIKLSKVLVRYISSSYQKNKQFEIHNNNEFVSKVMNSSVPVIVNFHAEWCDPCKILTPKLIELISPMDKLDLAIVNLESNPELVHIFEVKAVPAIIAISSGLVVDKFIGLTDLDIIENLIQKLTNTSLNFENNKREV, via the coding sequence atgttaCGTAATACTATTAAACTTTCAAAAGTTTTAGTGagatatatttcttcatcatatcaaaaaaataaacaatttgaaatacaTAACAATAATGAATTTGTTAGTAAAGTAATGAATAGTTCTGTACctgttattgtaaattttcatgCCGAATGGTGTGATCCTTGTAAAATTCTCACAcctaaattaatagaattaataagtCCAATGGATAAATTAGATCTTGCCATTGTAAATTTAGAATCAAATCCAGAATTAGTACATATTTTTGAAGTAAAAGCTGTACCAGCTATTATAGCAATTTCAAGTGGATTGGTTGTGGATAAGTTTATAGGTTTAActgatttagatattatagaaaatttaatacaaaaacttACTAATAcatctttaaattttgaaaataataaaagagaagtttaa